A genomic window from Anthonomus grandis grandis chromosome 4, icAntGran1.3, whole genome shotgun sequence includes:
- the LOC126735575 gene encoding rab-like protein 3 produces MTTIERVRIMVLGDSGVGKTSFVHLAAHNEPVKSPSWTIGCSVEVKLHEYKEGTRDQKTFFIEFWDVGGSKIHSNARKVFYHPCHGAILVHDLSNRKSEENLQGWLQELLLHDHLNGSHLNYREHTEDVTDAENLLGMTNFMPILEVGTKLDQADEKRSNLSNNNSFRCKYNAEEILLDCRQARYLAAGTSNAVKLSRFYDKVIENKLQDRQKSFSERFKSNAISPIYSSKYYLSHHD; encoded by the coding sequence ATGACAACTATAGAAAGGGTTCGAATCATGGTGCTGGGAGACTCAGGTGTTGGTAAAACATCCTTTGTTCACCTCGCAGCCCATAATGAACCAGTGAAATCACCCAGTTGGACCATAGGTTGTTCCGTTGAAGTGAAACTACATGAATATAAAGAAGGAACCAGAGACCAAAAGACGTTTTTTATTGAATTCTGGGACGTAGGAGGTAGTAAGATCCACAGCAATGCACGCAAGGTATTCTACCATCCATGTCATGGTGCTATTTTGGTGCATGATTTGAGTAACAGAAAGAGTGAAGAAAATCTGCAGGGGTGGCTTCAAGAACTTTTGCTACATGACCATCTCAATGGAAGCCATCTGAACTATAGGGAGCATACTGAAGATGTAACAGATGCAGAGAATCTTCTGGGAATGACAAATTTTATGCCTATATTGGAAGTAGGGACGAAACTTGACCAGGCAGATGAGAAGAGGTCAAACTTATCAAATAATAATAGCTTTAGATGTAAATATAATGCTGAAGAGATATTATTGGACTGTAGACAAGCAAGGTATTTAGCTGCGGGGACCTCAAATGCAGTTAAACTTAGTCGGTTTTATGATAAAGTTATTGAAAATAAGCTACAAGATAGACAAAAGTCATTCTCAGAGAGATTTAAGAGCAATGCCATTTCTCCTATATACAGCTCAAAGTATTATTTGTCTCATCATGATTAA
- the LOC126735340 gene encoding RNA transcription, translation and transport factor protein yields MSKRLLSALEYPGADKVDLSDEKTFRAVILWLETNKIKGASQHVLGGLKNQNSNDWNKYFDQYKDSMGCPVLGSSLEELHWLLGQAVQMHTSKNKNLYLKHAVDNIKSSSVPSVVAENPLDKLDFRSKEFTDRINQLAKALKIVPYPDPLVTLRAVRKVVCSRLTPECVEDPSKVIMEGTPFPYQDTNLGFEINDPILSQAAKILRMLYIHDLRDLQTKANELIVKVQGVTANPKTDTKLGKVGR; encoded by the exons ATGTCCAAGAGGCTTCTCTCTGCTCTCGAATACCCTGGGGCCGACAAAGTAGATCTGTCTG atgAAAAGACATTCAGAGCCGTCATACTATGGttagaaacaaataaaattaaaggggCAAGCCAACATGTATTAGGTGgtcttaaaaatcaaaactccAATGATTGGAACAAGTATTTTGACCAGTATAAAGACTCCATGGGCTGCCCTGTTTTGGGATCTTCTTTAGAGGAGCTCCATTGGCTTTTGGGGCAAGCAGTACAAATGCACACGTCAAAAAATA AAAATCTTTATCTTAAGCATGCTGTTGACAACATAAAATCATCAAGTGTTCCCAGTGTGGTAGCAGAAAACCCTTTGGATAAACTTGACT TCAGAAGCAAAGAATTCACAGACAGAATTAACCAGTTAGCAAAAGCACTCAAGATAGTTCCATATCCTGATCCCCTAGTAACATTGCGAGCAGTTAGGAAGGTTGTTTGCAGTAGATTGACACCTGAATGTGTTGAAGATCCTAGCAAAGTTATAATGGAG gGTACACCATTCCCTTATCAAGACACCAACTTAGGATTTGAAATAAACGATCCTATATTAAGTCAGGCAGCCAAAATCTTACGAATGCTGTACATTCACGATCTGAGGGATCTTCAAACTAAAGCTAATGAACTGATTGTCAAAGTCCAGGGAGTTACGGCCAATCCTAAGACTGATACCAAGCTGGGCAAAGTtggaagataa